The following proteins come from a genomic window of Pyxidicoccus sp. MSG2:
- a CDS encoding zf-TFIIB domain-containing protein: MSACPFCQTTMRSTFLGGLPREECGDCGAVWFEGEALSKVMGGSVSDALVRRAKGHPGICKGCKAKLQYVPSCPDCGAQAPTCPSCGHAPLPVVEALGVAVEVCSDCAGVALDPGELQQLQRAAETYRNEPLDVRPKVRLGVVQACTECKRGLKPKYGFVWEERLYCGSCAPDGSVPFSEELAKATPSEASSVPQTPGYKAGIREDATGSALTWLFSRVFGR; this comes from the coding sequence GCCTGCCCCTTCTGCCAGACGACCATGCGGTCCACCTTTCTCGGCGGCCTGCCTCGCGAGGAGTGCGGCGACTGCGGGGCCGTCTGGTTCGAAGGCGAGGCGCTCTCCAAGGTGATGGGAGGCTCCGTCTCGGACGCGCTGGTGCGGCGCGCGAAGGGCCACCCCGGCATCTGCAAGGGCTGCAAGGCGAAGCTCCAGTACGTGCCGAGCTGTCCCGACTGCGGCGCGCAGGCCCCCACGTGTCCGAGCTGCGGCCACGCTCCGCTGCCGGTGGTGGAAGCGTTGGGCGTTGCTGTCGAGGTGTGCTCCGACTGTGCCGGCGTGGCGCTGGACCCGGGTGAGCTTCAGCAGCTCCAGCGGGCCGCCGAGACGTATCGCAACGAGCCGCTCGACGTGCGTCCCAAGGTGCGGCTCGGCGTGGTGCAGGCGTGTACCGAGTGCAAGCGCGGGCTCAAGCCGAAGTACGGCTTCGTGTGGGAGGAGCGGCTCTACTGCGGAAGCTGCGCGCCCGACGGCTCCGTGCCCTTCTCCGAGGAGCTGGCGAAGGCCACACCCAGCGAGGCGTCCTCCGTGCCACAGACCCCCGGGTACAAAGCCGGCATACGCGAGGATGCCACCGGCTCCGCCTTGACGTGGTTGTTCTCGCGCGTGTTCGGACGTTGA
- the gspC gene encoding type II secretion system protein GspC: MSLIFRRYFWLVNGAFILCVALLAARMANLFVELALAPPVSSTPPSHAPAATASEEARIPVDGPRLAKLIGLSFGKDEPPVVAPRGDEVATGPVRSALRVKLLGTLVASDTQWSLASIQDLETQRARSLMVGDDLMGARILSIERERIIIAANNREEFIDGEASPTTAAPALTRTTATANPGPESGIRAVGEHSYEIPSEELQNALSRLDQLSTQARALPAFENGQSVGFKLAAIRPNSLYSKIGLQNGDVLKRINGLTLDSPERVLEAFTKLREARHIELDIDRGGGPVRKVYDVR, translated from the coding sequence ATGTCACTCATCTTCCGCAGGTATTTCTGGCTGGTGAACGGGGCCTTCATCCTGTGCGTCGCGCTGCTGGCGGCACGCATGGCCAATCTCTTCGTGGAGCTCGCGCTCGCGCCACCCGTCTCCAGCACCCCACCCTCGCACGCACCAGCAGCCACGGCCTCGGAAGAGGCACGCATCCCAGTGGATGGCCCGCGCCTCGCGAAGCTCATCGGGTTGAGCTTCGGCAAGGACGAGCCCCCCGTGGTCGCGCCCAGAGGCGACGAGGTCGCCACGGGCCCCGTCAGGAGTGCGCTGCGCGTGAAGCTCCTGGGCACGCTGGTGGCGAGTGACACGCAGTGGTCGCTCGCCTCCATCCAGGACCTGGAGACCCAGCGCGCCAGGAGCCTCATGGTCGGCGATGACCTGATGGGCGCGAGAATCCTCTCCATCGAGCGCGAGCGAATCATCATCGCCGCCAACAACCGCGAGGAGTTCATCGACGGAGAAGCCTCGCCCACGACTGCCGCCCCCGCCCTGACCCGCACCACAGCCACCGCGAACCCCGGCCCCGAGAGCGGCATCCGCGCCGTCGGCGAGCACTCCTACGAGATTCCCAGCGAGGAGCTCCAGAACGCGCTCTCGCGACTGGACCAACTGTCCACGCAGGCCCGCGCCCTGCCCGCCTTCGAGAACGGCCAGTCCGTGGGCTTCAAGCTCGCGGCCATCCGGCCGAACTCGCTCTACTCGAAGATTGGCCTCCAGAATGGTGACGTGCTCAAGCGCATCAACGGCCTGACGCTCGACTCACCCGAGCGCGTACTGGAGGCCTTCACGAAGCTGCGCGAGGCGCGGCACATCGAGCTGGACATCGACCGGGGCGGCGGCCCGGTCCGCAAGGTCTACGACGTGCGCTGA
- a CDS encoding GAF domain-containing protein, translated as MAEVTLDLRGVPKAEAYAELKQHVLAVLEGIDDDITGMASMSCLLHHAFGHLWTGFYRVVTPGRLLRVGPYQGTLGCLEIQFGKGVCGTSAAKAESLVVADVHAFPGHITCDGRSASEIVVPVFGRNRELIAVLDIDSEHKGTFDDVDRRELEDLMRWFQK; from the coding sequence ATGGCGGAAGTCACCCTGGATCTGCGCGGCGTGCCCAAGGCGGAGGCCTACGCGGAACTGAAGCAACACGTCCTCGCGGTGCTCGAGGGCATTGACGACGACATCACGGGCATGGCGTCCATGAGCTGCCTGCTGCACCACGCCTTCGGGCACCTGTGGACGGGCTTCTACCGGGTGGTGACGCCGGGCAGGCTGCTGCGCGTGGGGCCCTACCAGGGCACGCTCGGGTGCCTGGAAATCCAGTTCGGAAAGGGCGTCTGCGGCACGTCCGCGGCGAAGGCAGAGTCGCTGGTGGTGGCCGACGTGCATGCCTTCCCCGGCCACATCACCTGCGACGGGCGCTCGGCGTCGGAAATCGTCGTCCCGGTGTTCGGCAGGAATCGCGAGCTCATCGCCGTGCTCGACATCGACTCCGAGCACAAGGGCACGTTCGACGACGTGGACCGCCGCGAGCTGGAAGACCTGATGCGCTGGTTCCAGAAGTAA
- a CDS encoding SIR2 family NAD-dependent protein deacylase has translation MEQLILDSKTWLLVLTGAGVSAESGVPTFRGMDGLWENHPIEDVASPRGFVKDPTLVWRFYSQRRAGAATVHPNPGHDALVAWERHLGDRFLLATQNVDGLHRRAGSNRVVEMHGNLFKTRCSMCKRAPFDDTTVYPVGKVPTCDACGGRLRPHIVWFGEYLDPADMQRIEDFSLRGSTSGGRFVFLAAGTSGLVYPAAGIVDHVAEAGGETWLVNLDPAQNTSRFDNIVTGKSGEVLPKLAKLV, from the coding sequence ATGGAACAGCTCATCCTGGATTCGAAGACCTGGCTGCTCGTCCTCACCGGAGCGGGCGTCTCCGCCGAGAGCGGAGTCCCGACCTTCCGTGGAATGGACGGACTCTGGGAGAACCATCCCATCGAAGACGTGGCCTCGCCCCGGGGCTTCGTGAAGGACCCGACGCTGGTGTGGCGCTTCTACTCGCAGCGCCGGGCGGGCGCCGCCACCGTGCACCCCAACCCCGGCCATGACGCGCTGGTGGCCTGGGAGCGCCACCTGGGCGACCGCTTCCTCCTGGCCACGCAGAACGTGGACGGGCTGCACCGCCGGGCGGGCAGCAACCGCGTGGTGGAGATGCACGGCAACCTCTTCAAGACGCGATGCAGCATGTGCAAGCGCGCGCCGTTCGACGACACCACCGTGTACCCGGTGGGCAAGGTGCCCACGTGCGACGCGTGCGGCGGCAGGCTGCGTCCGCACATCGTCTGGTTCGGCGAGTACCTGGACCCGGCGGACATGCAGCGCATCGAGGACTTCTCGCTGCGCGGCTCCACGTCGGGCGGGCGGTTCGTCTTCCTCGCGGCGGGCACGTCCGGCCTCGTCTACCCGGCGGCCGGCATCGTGGACCACGTGGCCGAGGCCGGCGGGGAGACGTGGCTCGTCAACCTGGACCCGGCGCAGAACACCAGCCGCTTCGACAACATCGTCACCGGCAAGAGCGGCGAGGTGCTCCCGAAGCTGGCGAAGCTGGTGTGA
- a CDS encoding FHA domain-containing protein, which yields MPALLLLTGPSAGRRYEVLTEATIGRSPSCEIPLEDDQVSRKHALLTLHEGQVRIRDLRSRNGTLVNGERLSGEVALQPGDRVRVGTTTALFEPPAVTLVEGGPAPHGHVPIEEVLPHVGTAAAMYSAGTALLGATSEAMVLRRLADEAAHALNADRAAALLGSSGGLLTASVVGAEALTVPRAMAQAALERKELSQSDDVMCAPLVASGGMPFGVLYVTRAEPAFTEGEGQLLAALGRLGGEAYTAVRSRVEAEAPALALAGSSRPLRALLDAGKRAAASAAPVVIHGEPGTGKTLLARMVHSRSPRALGPLVMVDCRQPQPAVDEALFGRANAPGQPPVTSALLRADGGSLLLQHVEALPRPSAERLARLLARRSAPARQGGEEPVDVRVLATALEPLPLLATRGEVEASLARGLLGFELEVPPLRERRADVLVLLEGFTTRAARRSRKEPPTLGPEARRLLVDYAWPQNVRELELVGERLGLLYAGSRVGALHLPPEIQEGGASTGPQTLQERVARLERDAIAEALREASGKKVRAAALLGISRPTLDKKIEEYGLSVERGRRG from the coding sequence ATGCCCGCATTACTGCTGCTCACCGGTCCATCCGCGGGGCGCCGCTACGAGGTGCTCACGGAAGCGACGATCGGCCGCAGCCCGTCGTGTGAAATCCCCCTGGAGGACGACCAGGTCTCGCGCAAGCACGCGCTGCTCACCCTCCATGAGGGGCAGGTGCGCATCCGCGACTTGCGCTCGCGCAACGGGACGCTGGTCAACGGAGAGCGCCTCTCCGGCGAGGTGGCGCTGCAGCCGGGGGACCGCGTCCGCGTGGGGACGACGACGGCCCTCTTCGAGCCTCCGGCGGTGACGCTCGTGGAGGGCGGGCCCGCGCCGCACGGGCACGTGCCCATCGAGGAGGTGCTGCCGCACGTGGGCACGGCGGCGGCGATGTACTCGGCGGGGACGGCGCTGCTCGGTGCCACCAGCGAGGCCATGGTGCTGCGGCGGCTGGCGGACGAGGCGGCGCACGCGCTCAACGCGGACCGGGCGGCGGCGCTGCTGGGCAGCAGCGGGGGGCTGCTCACCGCCTCGGTGGTGGGCGCGGAGGCCCTGACGGTGCCGCGCGCCATGGCCCAGGCGGCCCTGGAGCGCAAGGAGTTGAGCCAGTCGGACGACGTGATGTGCGCGCCGCTGGTGGCCTCGGGCGGCATGCCCTTCGGCGTGTTGTACGTGACTCGGGCCGAGCCCGCCTTCACCGAGGGCGAGGGGCAGTTGCTCGCCGCGCTGGGGCGGCTGGGCGGTGAGGCGTACACGGCCGTGCGCTCGCGAGTGGAGGCGGAGGCTCCCGCCCTGGCGCTGGCGGGCTCCTCGCGGCCGCTGCGCGCCCTGCTGGACGCGGGCAAGCGCGCGGCGGCGAGTGCCGCGCCCGTGGTGATTCATGGTGAGCCGGGGACGGGGAAGACGCTGCTGGCGCGCATGGTCCACTCGCGCTCCCCGCGGGCGCTGGGGCCGCTGGTGATGGTGGACTGCCGTCAGCCCCAGCCGGCGGTGGACGAGGCGCTCTTCGGCCGTGCCAACGCTCCGGGGCAGCCGCCGGTGACGTCCGCGCTGCTGCGCGCGGATGGGGGCTCGCTGCTCCTGCAGCACGTGGAGGCGCTGCCGCGTCCGTCGGCGGAGCGGCTGGCGCGGCTGCTGGCCCGCCGGTCCGCTCCGGCCCGGCAGGGCGGCGAGGAACCGGTGGACGTGCGGGTGCTGGCCACCGCGCTCGAGCCGCTGCCGCTGTTGGCCACACGGGGCGAGGTGGAGGCGTCGCTCGCGCGGGGGTTGCTCGGGTTCGAGCTGGAGGTGCCTCCGCTGCGCGAGCGCAGGGCGGATGTGCTCGTGCTGCTGGAGGGGTTCACCACGCGCGCGGCACGGCGCTCGCGCAAGGAGCCTCCCACCCTGGGGCCCGAGGCGCGGCGGCTGCTGGTGGACTATGCGTGGCCGCAGAACGTGCGTGAGCTGGAACTGGTGGGCGAGCGGCTGGGCCTGCTCTACGCCGGAAGCCGCGTGGGCGCGCTCCACCTGCCACCGGAAATCCAGGAGGGTGGTGCCTCCACCGGGCCCCAGACGTTGCAGGAGCGCGTGGCCCGCCTGGAGCGCGACGCCATCGCCGAGGCCCTGCGAGAAGCGAGCGGGAAGAAGGTCCGCGCCGCGGCGCTGCTCGGCATCAGCCGGCCCACGCTGGACAAGAAGATTGAAGAGTACGGCCTCTCCGTCGAGCGGGGCCGGCGCGGGTGA
- a CDS encoding ABC-F family ATP-binding cassette domain-containing protein — protein sequence MSLVIAQDLCLSYGKKVLFDNDNFTLGPRDRVGLVGANGTGKSSLMKILAGVNQPDSGTVQYARKARAGYLPQEIAGLPEGTVVEAVMSTVPGRDTMEARLRETEAALAEATDEDDQLELSQSLSDLHAELDDFENRYGKHHAERILKGLGFRDADLLKPTSALSGGWRMRAALAGLLLQDPDLLLLDEPTNHLDVPTLTWFDDFLRRSNKALVLISHDKDFLNRQINRVVSLELEGVREYAGNYDDYKRLRAEEKELLRARAEKVEARRAELQGFIDRFGAKATKARQAQSRAKMLEKMEKVQVLEERTTMRFRFPEVERSGRDVVTLEDITKKYGAQTVYNGLSARLERGQRIAVVGANGAGKTTLLRMVAGELAPDTGKVTLGHNVVVGYYAQHHADKLDRQNTIIEEVRPLAADKPESYVRGVLGAFLFSGDDVDKPIGVLSGGERARVALAKLLLVPSNFLLMDEPTNHLDLDSSEMLIEALKSYTGTLLFVSHNRSFINNLCTHVWEVADGKLTPHPGNLDDYLYHQEQSRQAQEAAAAAAAGRDSKASTGPVTEKDRKRMEAEARQRRSVVEGPIKKEIAKLEERIAALESEQKEREAQLADPALYNDFARAKPLMDTHRAGKEELESLYARWEAAQEKLAQAAASLG from the coding sequence ATGAGCCTCGTCATCGCCCAGGACCTCTGTCTCTCCTATGGAAAGAAGGTCCTCTTCGACAACGACAACTTCACTCTCGGACCCAGGGACCGTGTAGGTCTCGTCGGCGCCAATGGGACGGGCAAGAGCTCGTTGATGAAGATACTGGCCGGGGTGAACCAGCCCGACTCCGGCACGGTGCAGTACGCCCGGAAGGCCCGCGCGGGGTACCTGCCCCAGGAAATCGCCGGCCTGCCCGAGGGCACGGTGGTGGAAGCCGTCATGAGCACGGTGCCCGGCCGCGACACCATGGAGGCCCGGCTCCGGGAGACCGAGGCCGCGCTCGCCGAGGCCACCGACGAGGACGACCAGCTGGAGCTGTCCCAGTCCCTGTCCGACCTGCACGCCGAGCTGGACGACTTCGAGAACCGCTACGGCAAGCACCACGCCGAGCGAATCCTCAAGGGCCTGGGCTTCCGGGACGCGGACCTGCTCAAGCCCACCTCCGCGCTTTCCGGCGGCTGGCGCATGCGCGCGGCGCTGGCGGGGCTGCTCCTCCAGGACCCGGACCTGCTCCTGCTCGACGAGCCCACCAACCACCTGGACGTGCCCACCCTCACGTGGTTCGACGACTTCCTGCGCCGCTCCAACAAGGCGCTGGTCCTCATCTCGCACGACAAGGACTTCCTCAACCGGCAGATCAACCGGGTGGTGTCGCTGGAGCTGGAGGGCGTGCGCGAGTACGCCGGCAACTACGACGACTACAAGCGGCTGCGCGCGGAGGAGAAGGAGTTGCTCAGGGCCCGGGCCGAGAAGGTGGAGGCCCGTCGCGCGGAGCTGCAGGGCTTCATCGACCGGTTCGGCGCCAAGGCCACCAAGGCGCGGCAGGCGCAGAGCCGCGCGAAGATGCTGGAGAAGATGGAGAAGGTGCAGGTCCTCGAGGAGCGGACCACGATGCGCTTCCGCTTCCCGGAGGTGGAGCGGAGCGGCCGCGACGTGGTGACGCTGGAGGACATCACCAAGAAGTACGGCGCGCAGACCGTGTACAACGGCCTGTCCGCGCGCCTGGAGCGCGGGCAGCGCATCGCCGTGGTGGGCGCCAACGGCGCGGGCAAGACGACGCTGCTGCGGATGGTGGCGGGCGAGCTGGCTCCGGACACGGGAAAGGTGACGCTGGGGCACAACGTGGTGGTGGGCTATTACGCGCAGCACCACGCGGACAAGCTGGACCGGCAGAACACCATCATCGAAGAGGTGCGGCCGCTCGCGGCGGACAAGCCGGAGAGCTACGTGCGCGGCGTGCTGGGCGCGTTCCTCTTCAGTGGCGACGACGTGGACAAGCCCATCGGCGTGCTCAGCGGCGGCGAGCGAGCGCGCGTGGCGCTGGCCAAGCTGCTGCTGGTGCCCTCCAACTTCCTGCTGATGGACGAGCCCACCAACCACCTGGACCTGGACTCGTCCGAGATGTTGATCGAGGCGCTGAAGAGCTACACGGGCACGCTGCTCTTCGTCAGCCACAACCGCAGCTTCATCAACAACCTGTGCACGCACGTGTGGGAGGTCGCTGACGGGAAGCTGACGCCGCACCCGGGCAATCTGGACGACTACCTGTACCACCAGGAGCAGTCCCGTCAGGCCCAGGAGGCCGCGGCCGCCGCGGCGGCGGGCCGGGACAGCAAGGCGTCCACGGGCCCGGTGACGGAGAAGGACCGCAAGCGCATGGAGGCCGAGGCGCGCCAGCGCCGCAGCGTGGTGGAGGGCCCCATCAAGAAGGAGATTGCGAAGCTGGAGGAGCGCATCGCCGCGCTGGAGTCCGAGCAGAAGGAGCGCGAGGCGCAGCTCGCGGACCCCGCCCTCTACAACGACTTCGCGCGCGCCAAGCCGCTGATGGACACGCATCGCGCCGGCAAGGAGGAGCTGGAGAGCCTCTATGCCCGGTGGGAAGCGGCGCAGGAGAAGCTGGCGCAGGCGGCCGCGTCGCTCGGGTGA
- a CDS encoding pseudouridine-5'-phosphate glycosidase encodes MDLRFSDEVRRARDAGQPLVALETSVVAQGLPYPDNLAAARACEEAVRRAGAIPAAIAVVDGEVCIGLEETAMRRLAEGKERLLKLGSRDLAIAVATRASGGTTVSATCELAAAAGIHVFATGGIGGVHRGATEHWDISQDIAALARFPVAVVCAGAKSVLDLPKTMELLETAGVPVIGVGTDELPSFYSRGSGLKLEHRVDDVDTAARIARARFETLGQGGVLYTVPPPEETSLPRNEVELHIASTLADADRQGVRGKAVTPFLLSEMAKRTGGKTLKANLALLINNARFAGQLAVAYARKG; translated from the coding sequence ATGGACCTACGCTTTTCGGACGAGGTGCGGCGCGCTCGCGACGCCGGCCAACCCCTGGTGGCACTGGAGACGAGCGTCGTGGCCCAGGGGCTGCCGTACCCGGACAACCTGGCCGCCGCTCGCGCCTGTGAGGAGGCCGTCCGCCGCGCCGGCGCCATCCCCGCCGCCATCGCCGTGGTGGACGGAGAGGTGTGCATCGGCCTGGAGGAGACGGCCATGCGCCGGCTCGCCGAGGGCAAGGAGCGTCTGCTCAAGCTGGGCTCTCGCGACCTGGCCATCGCCGTGGCCACGCGCGCCTCCGGTGGCACCACCGTCAGCGCCACCTGCGAGCTCGCCGCCGCCGCCGGCATCCACGTCTTCGCCACTGGAGGCATCGGCGGGGTGCACCGCGGCGCCACCGAGCACTGGGACATCTCCCAGGACATCGCCGCGCTGGCCCGCTTCCCCGTCGCCGTGGTGTGCGCGGGCGCCAAGTCCGTGCTGGACCTGCCCAAGACGATGGAGCTGCTGGAGACCGCCGGTGTGCCCGTCATCGGCGTGGGCACCGACGAGCTGCCGTCCTTCTACAGCCGTGGCTCCGGCCTGAAGCTGGAGCACCGCGTGGACGACGTGGACACGGCCGCGCGCATCGCCCGCGCCCGCTTCGAGACGCTGGGGCAGGGCGGTGTGCTCTACACCGTGCCCCCGCCCGAGGAGACCTCGCTGCCCCGCAACGAGGTGGAGCTGCACATCGCCTCCACTCTCGCGGACGCGGACCGGCAGGGCGTGCGCGGCAAGGCCGTGACGCCGTTCCTCCTGTCGGAGATGGCGAAGCGCACCGGCGGCAAGACGCTCAAGGCCAACCTGGCGCTGCTCATCAACAACGCCCGCTTCGCAGGCCAGCTCGCCGTGGCCTACGCCCGCAAGGGCTGA
- a CDS encoding DMT family transporter codes for MIGVVIVWGTNYTVVKEALATIPALAFMSLRFTIAALAMGALLLAVEGWKPLPRKTFLKLTALGLVGNTVYQVCFIVGLAHTTAANSGMLTAVTPVLVAALGTMLGVERLTRPLVTGLSLAVAGMLLVVSARGPALGGATWLGDGLILAGCLCWAVYTVGIRSVGTEVSALRITAITMLTGAPGVVLAGVPAVMVLDTAGVGFNAWAGVVYSALVPLVLSYFIWGRTVQRVGSSRAALYNTGIPVVAALTAWAVRGERPTLLQVFGAGLILAGVLLSRRKS; via the coding sequence ATCATCGGCGTGGTCATCGTCTGGGGCACCAACTACACGGTGGTGAAGGAGGCGCTGGCCACGATTCCGGCGCTGGCCTTCATGTCGCTGCGCTTCACCATCGCCGCGCTGGCCATGGGCGCGCTGCTGCTGGCGGTGGAGGGCTGGAAGCCGCTGCCCCGGAAGACGTTCCTCAAGCTCACCGCGCTCGGGCTGGTGGGCAACACGGTGTACCAGGTCTGCTTCATCGTCGGGCTGGCGCACACCACTGCGGCGAACAGCGGGATGCTCACGGCGGTGACGCCGGTGCTGGTGGCCGCGCTCGGGACGATGCTGGGGGTGGAGCGGCTCACCCGGCCGCTGGTGACGGGCCTGTCACTCGCGGTGGCGGGCATGCTGCTGGTGGTGAGCGCGCGCGGCCCGGCCCTCGGCGGAGCGACGTGGTTGGGGGATGGGCTCATCCTCGCGGGCTGCCTGTGCTGGGCGGTATACACGGTGGGCATCCGCTCGGTGGGCACGGAGGTGTCCGCGCTGCGCATCACCGCCATCACCATGCTGACCGGTGCGCCCGGCGTGGTGCTCGCCGGCGTGCCGGCGGTGATGGTGCTGGACACCGCGGGCGTCGGCTTCAATGCATGGGCCGGCGTGGTGTACTCGGCGCTGGTGCCACTGGTGCTCTCGTACTTCATCTGGGGCCGCACCGTGCAGCGCGTGGGCAGCAGCCGCGCGGCGCTCTACAACACGGGCATCCCCGTGGTGGCCGCCCTCACCGCCTGGGCCGTGCGGGGCGAGCGCCCCACCCTCCTCCAGGTCTTCGGAGCGGGCCTCATCCTCGCGGGCGTGTTGCTCAGCCGGAGGAAGTCGTAG
- a CDS encoding serine/threonine-protein kinase translates to MAAPCPHCGSTDGVDHLCSGQSLQLLGQVLDGRYKIESVLGQGGMGMVFRATQTSVQRPVAVKTLNPSLAAAPQFFERFRREAEIASRLRHPNVITIFDFGRAPDGTCYFVMELLQGESLKEMVKREGPMSLRRAVSLIEQACQGLAHAHAEGCVHRDLKPHNIMVQQLSGKDFVKVLDFGLVKAMEAEEEEQLTSTGQVLGTPQYMPPEQAGGEAVDQRSDLYSMAGVLYFCLTGSSPYGANTVRKALTASLTQPVPAVNSKRQGAPVPAALDAFFKKALSPEKEDRYQNAQEFIDAMQDSIADLSPEELEAMPSGGVSSGAHERGSGSRASASRAGGRPGSGSGSGVRAARAAPAAGRGSTPSNVVVARSQAAAPGSGSSPSRARPAAPAPRAAPAPPPPPPAPEGMSTGKKVALVAVPLVLLGIGAAVVLGTSGGGTPQTPVAPIDAPATKPGPVAAGNTGTAATASKNIIVTLNSTPSGATIYEGEEMLGTTPIKLELPRDKVYALRFRLDGHKDVERTLNFSRIAGDSQSVDVTLEPVRTATPSRPAKPAKQGGGQDISVFE, encoded by the coding sequence ATGGCTGCCCCCTGCCCCCACTGCGGAAGCACCGACGGCGTCGACCACCTCTGCTCCGGCCAGAGTCTCCAGCTCCTCGGCCAGGTGCTCGACGGCCGCTACAAGATCGAGAGCGTCCTGGGCCAGGGCGGCATGGGCATGGTGTTCCGCGCCACGCAGACCTCCGTGCAGCGCCCGGTGGCGGTGAAGACGCTGAACCCGTCGCTGGCCGCCGCGCCCCAGTTCTTCGAGCGCTTCCGTCGCGAGGCCGAAATCGCCAGCCGGCTGCGCCACCCGAACGTCATCACCATCTTCGACTTCGGCCGCGCGCCGGACGGCACCTGCTACTTCGTGATGGAGCTCCTGCAGGGCGAGAGCCTCAAGGAGATGGTGAAGCGCGAGGGCCCCATGTCCCTGCGCCGCGCGGTGAGCCTCATCGAGCAGGCGTGCCAGGGCCTGGCGCACGCGCACGCCGAGGGCTGCGTGCACCGCGACCTCAAGCCGCACAACATCATGGTGCAGCAGCTCAGCGGCAAGGACTTCGTCAAGGTGCTGGACTTCGGCCTGGTGAAGGCGATGGAGGCCGAGGAGGAGGAGCAGCTCACCTCCACCGGGCAGGTGCTGGGCACGCCGCAGTACATGCCGCCCGAACAGGCCGGTGGCGAGGCCGTGGACCAGCGCTCGGACCTGTACTCCATGGCGGGCGTGCTCTACTTCTGCCTCACGGGCAGCTCGCCGTACGGTGCCAACACCGTGCGCAAGGCGCTCACCGCGTCACTCACGCAGCCGGTGCCCGCCGTGAACAGCAAGCGCCAGGGCGCGCCGGTGCCGGCCGCGCTGGATGCGTTCTTCAAGAAGGCGCTCTCGCCCGAGAAGGAAGACCGCTACCAGAACGCGCAGGAGTTCATCGACGCGATGCAGGACTCCATCGCGGACCTGTCACCCGAGGAGCTGGAGGCGATGCCCAGCGGCGGCGTCAGCTCGGGCGCCCACGAGCGCGGCAGTGGAAGCCGGGCCTCCGCGAGCCGCGCGGGGGGCCGTCCGGGCAGTGGAAGTGGCAGCGGTGTGCGCGCCGCTCGTGCAGCTCCCGCGGCGGGCCGGGGCTCCACGCCGTCGAACGTCGTCGTCGCGCGCAGCCAGGCGGCCGCTCCGGGCAGTGGCTCGTCCCCGAGCCGCGCGCGCCCGGCCGCGCCCGCGCCTCGCGCCGCGCCGGCTCCTCCGCCCCCGCCTCCCGCGCCCGAGGGTATGTCCACCGGCAAGAAGGTGGCGCTGGTGGCGGTCCCGCTGGTGCTGCTCGGCATCGGTGCGGCGGTGGTGCTCGGAACCTCTGGCGGTGGCACACCGCAGACGCCAGTGGCACCCATCGATGCACCGGCCACGAAGCCTGGCCCGGTGGCGGCCGGTAACACGGGCACGGCAGCCACGGCGTCGAAGAACATCATCGTGACGCTCAACTCGACGCCGTCCGGTGCGACCATCTACGAGGGCGAGGAGATGCTGGGCACCACGCCCATCAAGCTCGAGCTGCCCCGCGACAAGGTGTACGCGCTCCGCTTCCGGCTCGACGGCCACAAGGACGTGGAGCGGACGCTCAACTTCAGCCGCATCGCCGGGGACAGCCAGTCCGTCGACGTGACGCTGGAGCCGGTGCGCACCGCCACCCCGTCGCGTCCGGCGAAGCCCGCGAAGCAGGGCGGCGGGCAGGACATCTCCGTCTTCGAGTAG